In Desulfurellaceae bacterium, a single window of DNA contains:
- a CDS encoding SMP-30/gluconolactonase/LRE family protein — protein sequence APDGGLSVFARPGGGPNGAARGPDGALYVTNNGGFAWHTGLPVGPAADYETGRIERIEPDGTVRRLYTECDGTRLSAPNDLVFDDQGNFYFTDPIQRDPARREPLNRPTARPGQVYYASPDGGFIRRVAGPLQHPNGIGLSPDGRTL from the coding sequence GCTCCTGACGGCGGGCTGTCGGTGTTCGCCCGACCGGGCGGCGGACCGAACGGTGCGGCCCGCGGACCCGACGGCGCCCTGTATGTGACGAACAACGGCGGCTTTGCGTGGCACACCGGCCTGCCTGTCGGCCCGGCCGCAGACTATGAGACCGGCCGAATTGAACGGATTGAGCCCGACGGCACGGTCCGGCGGCTGTATACCGAGTGTGACGGCACGCGGCTCAGTGCCCCCAACGATCTGGTCTTTGACGACCAGGGGAATTTCTACTTTACCGACCCGATTCAGCGCGACCCGGCCCGCCGCGAGCCCCTCAACCGGCCGACCGCTCGGCCCGGCCAGGTCTACTACGCCAGTCCTGACGGCGGCTTCATTCGGCGGGTGGCCGGTCCCCTCCAGCATCCGAACGGGATCGGCCTCAGCCCGGACGGTAGGACGCTG
- a CDS encoding 4a-hydroxytetrahydrobiopterin dehydratase, with product MARRKLSDAEIQTALTSRPGWTVVEGKLHREYKFQDFVQAFGFMTSAALVAESMNHHPEWFNVYSTVRVDLNTHDVGGISQLDFDLAEKMDALAE from the coding sequence ATGGCACGCCGCAAACTTTCAGACGCCGAGATTCAGACCGCCCTGACCAGCCGGCCCGGCTGGACCGTGGTCGAGGGCAAGCTCCACCGCGAATACAAATTCCAGGACTTCGTGCAGGCCTTTGGTTTTATGACCAGCGCGGCCCTGGTCGCCGAATCCATGAACCACCACCCGGAGTGGTTCAACGTCTACAGCACGGTCAGGGTCGATCTCAACACCCACGACGTGGGCGGCATCAGCCAGCTCGACTTCGACCTGGCCGAAAAAATGGACGCCCTGGCCGAGTAG